The segment TTAGGTAGGGAGATGGTGTTGATTAGGTGATTTGGGTTTCATCTTTCACAATACAATAGCAATTACATCACTTTCATTCTCTCCCGTATTCGCCTGTTTTTCGCTAAATGGTAGTTTCAGTAATCTCCTCTTCTCAAGTGCAAAGTTTCACACTTTGAAATACTATGAACAAGCCTTATGATGATCTCGCAAATTGTCAACTCCTTCAAGCGAGATAAACAAAGATCACATCTCATCTAAACctcatccaaatcaaaaatgatttcTCTATTTCACTGAATGACCAATTGTGATGGTGTTTATCCCTATTATTGAAGCAATTTCGATTACACCACCTAATATACTAtaattctttcttttgttgagattCCAATTGTGTGAATTTAGTGCACCAACCATGTAGTGTATGTATCGACTGAAGAGAATTCAGCTCTGTGATAATCACCCTACTCACCATCACGCACGGCAGGCTTCGTAATCGCTTTACAATGTCATGTTGTAATAGGTTCAGTGACGTGGAAATCAACGACTTTTATGTTTATGACAAAAGTAACGCAATTTTCGTGAAGAATTaattacaaaattgttttatcTTTTTAATGAAATTTCAGCTATTAAATAAATATAAACTATAACACTCTCTAAAATTAAACCCTTTGTGAAATTTTAATCGTATTTGTTAGGAAAACTTATCACTGATTTTGCACTATGGCGTCTCAATCCCAAACTCCGAATACTCCTTCTAGATGAACTAAACCCTGCTCTCTTTTCCCTGTCAATTTGTCTATTGATACTCTTTAACCACCAATTAGCAAACGTTATACTTccaattacaacaacaatcaatacTCCAACAATACCAAAGAACCAAGCTATACTCGAGTCCTGTCCTGGAACTGTCACATTCATTCCAAACAAACCCGTTACTAAATTCAAAGGAACCAACATGGTACCAATGATTGTAACCTTAGAAAACATTTCTGtaatcttgttgttggagtTGAAACTTTCAACTTGTAATTGAGCTAAATAATTAGAATGAGACCGCGAGAAAATCTTTTCATAAGCcaacaagttttgaaaCATAGTAATAATATGATCTTGAATATCACCTAAATATAAAGCAATATCTGCACGGGGGCGGGCATTATCAGCCATGTTTTGCAGCCATGCTTGTGGTTGACTGGAGGAGGGAGGTCCGCCATTGTGTCCAGCATTACTATTTGATGGGATAGTGCCACCACTGCCATGTGTTTCTGGTATATTTGCTGATGAAGAGCGCGGAGATGCATATTCTTGATGAAAACGTTGTTGCCGaagttgctgttgctgctttTCATATCCCAAAGCCGCTTCGTCTTGACACCTCTTGGCAAACATCTTAATGACATCCGCTTTTCCTGAAAGTAATCTCATTAATGTCATCACTTTTCGACGTGATTCACCAATTCTCTGCAACATATTACTAAAGTCCGTATCTCTTGCTGTGAACACTGCGTCCTCAATAGCATCTGCTTCGTATTCAATACCATGGATAACTGGGGCAAAACTATCAGtaatatcatcaatcattGCATAACACAACCAATCTGCTGTAACATCAACATAATCTCTTAGCTGCCTCACTCTTCTTCTAACACTTGCTGGGTGCGTCAATGGTGAGAAGTGGAACGTAAGTATACCATCACGAAAAACCACAATATACACATTGATTGGTTCAAGATAGTCCTCCGATTCCTTGTCAGCTTCAAATGTATGGAAACAAACAAAGTAGTAACTCTTGAACAATTCCACCTtttctcttgtttcttGCATTCTAATATCTTCCGCCGTCAAGGGGTGGATCCCGAAAGCCTTGGCAAGCATCTTCATTTCAGCATCAGTAGGACACGTGCAATCCAACCACCAAGTCTCCTCTCCGTTGTGGAAAAGCTCTTGTATCGATTCACCATTGGGTACAAGCGAAGGTATATCAGGTGCGTGCACGGTCTCTTCAGATTCGGAAtggaaaaatgaaaacCTGTCAGGTAAGGTGCCATTTGTACCATCAGTGATCCGGGCTCCTCCGAATTTGACCTGCTCCATTGAAGAAGCGTCATCAGCCTCTAAAGCATGTCTAGCCTTCAACTCTTCCAACGATGATGACGTAGTGCTCGTTGACTCTGGAACTTCATTAGAACGTTGAAATGTTCGATGCAATATGTTTTTTGGGGTGTACTTGAGTGCAGCTGTGCTAGTTGGTTGCCTACTGAGACCGGATGTATTTGATGGTATTCCATTAACACTATTACCTCgtccaaaattttcaaatttacGCGAGTTTTCATGGCTGATTTCCTCAATTGCCAGCTGGTTCTTCGTTAAAAACTCACGTTGCATTGCCGCTTCctctctttcttctctGATGAACTCATCAATCTCGTCAAAATCAATCCCGTTAATCTTGACATGTTCTCGCATCATGGGAAAACAAACATCTTCCTCGGTTTCTTGCGATGTTCTTGACCCATGCGAGTCTGCTTCACTATCAATTGAAGACCTCGAGGGTCTCCTCACTTTTACTTCTTCTCCGTTACCATTGTTGGTGATTATGAAAGAgtcatttgttttgattttagtCATTGGACTCAGAATATCCGCCTCCAAGTTGTTTGAATTGCTACGATGtgtctttttcttgattaTTGGAGCCAAGCTCTCAATGGTTGACTTGCTTCTTGGTTTGCTACTGCTCGTTggattgttgataatagGAACTGGCAAAGCGGCGTTatcgtcatcatctttCAAGTAAAAGTCCTTGCGCAATGATGCCATGTAAGACCTGGCTGGCTGACCATGACTGTAAGCTTGATATTGGGAAGGTAAAGTACCCTCACCGACGGATTGCCTTCTCGTTGATCCTCTTCTTGTGCTCTTCCTTCTACCGCTAGTATTAGGGACAGGGACAGCACCTACATTGCTAGCTTCCGTTAAATCTAACTCTGCCTTACTTGTGGCACGAGCCCTTGCCTGTGGCTTCTCATGATTAACCCCTACTGTTTCAGGATGGTCATCTCCATCGTCAATAATCGCAGAGCCAGCATTGGTATTTTGGTTCCTATGATCATTCAATACCTCATCAGTGTGTAATGTGTTGTGGTTATTCCCCGTAGGTTGGAAAACACTCTCTGTATCAgacatttttcaaatgtttgGCCGAGGTGATTTATTGGAATGGATGACTTATTGGATTTATACTAGTTGTCACTATGCTCCTGCAGCGTTTACTTTTGCGGTGCAGATCTATGGTTGTCGCTTTCTCCTTCTTATTAGTTGtctaaagaagaagagggtTTTGCATAGCTTTTGAATTATCACACCCCCAAGTTATATGTGTCCACTACCCTTTTATATTCTATGTGATGATGGTAGTTTTTTGCTTAATTCAATCCTTTAATAAAAAACcgaaggaaaaaaaatgaaaaaagaaattcaaaaatgagCACGTTGGTTGATTGTTAAATGTCGTTGAAAACTCTTCAGCAACAAAGTAATACTcttaaattgaatcaaactttcaaaatggtCGGTCACCTTGGATAGTGTGTAAACTATGAGAGACAACGGTCTTTAGGTTTATTCTAATTAATTTATTAATGTATTCTCTATTTTGCCTTTGATATATcactcttttctttttttttttcacttcaAATGATTCTCTTTTTGTACTGTTAAACGAAAACAAATTACACTcgataaatcaattggtgtTGATCATCAACGAGTAAAGTCGTATTGATTATGGTTGAGATGTAGTAGAAAGTGTAGATGATTTGTGAACAATCATATAAaagattttgtaaattgagCAAGAGAATGAATATGGGATAATACACAATTGACATCTTTACTCTTTCTCATCttgaaaagattatttTTTTGGTCATTCATGCACGCCCATGTCAATCTAGATCAAAATGTAACGTTACACATATTATTAATGCTCGAAATTTTGATGCTCCAAATCCCttttaatcaattcatgTGACTTTTGTTTTAGATAGCTTCTTTTCGTGCTAGTTCAATGGAGAAGAAGTATGTTGTTGGACTATATAATACATTGTAGCTCTATAGTGGTCTCCACAAGACATTTGACAAGACTAATAAAATTTCCATTTGGCACTTTAAGCTGTCCATGGAACTTATATTTTAGCTTTGACATCACCTTGCATTTCCTCGCTCTTTTTCTCTGATTCGTTTTGCAAAAACGTATTGTCATCATATGTAACATCTTTCTCAAGTTGATCATTGCCAtctgtttttgtttcaaacaaGTTCTCACAAACATGATGAATTACCCCCCATCCATATCCGTTGGCAAATCTCCGTCTCACAATGATATTATTATGAGCATCAGGTGGcaaattcaccaatacTTTCCGCCAGTTAAGTTTGCTAGTGTGATATTTGTTGGCTATAACCACTTGTTTATGAAGCCTCCAATCTGCAGAGTATCCAAACAATCTCTCTCTTAAAGAACGCGACTTAACATTGGTCTCATCATTCGATTTATCAAAGTGGTAGTATTTGTCATGGAAAATCACCGGGTTTCTTGAAGCTGGATCCATTATATACTCTTGAGAAGGAATAGGACAAATTAAGGTATTTAGAGCAGACTCAATTGCTGAGGCACGTGGAGGAACATTGATTGTAGTCGATGGATCCATCGATGAATCCATGGAGGAATTGTTACTGGCAGACAAACTATCGGAATTGGTGTCGGAGCCTTTGATGCTAAAATTCTGATACTTCTTCTGCCTCCTAGTTAGCTTCTTTTGCGAAGAGTTCAAACTTGTAAACTCATCGAATTTATCGTGAACTTCTTTCAATCGATTCTTCTCCTTTGAAAGTGAGTGGGGGGTTTCACCATTTTGTTCTCGACCACTTTGTGAAATATGACCCTTGC is part of the Candida orthopsilosis Co 90-125, chromosome 2 draft sequence genome and harbors:
- a CDS encoding Alr1 transporter of divalent cations, with the protein product MSDTESVFQPTGNNHNTLHTDEVLNDHRNQNTNAGSAIIDDGDDHPETVGVNHEKPQARARATSKAELDLTEASNVGAVPVPNTSGRRKSTRRGSTRRQSVGEGTLPSQYQAYSHGQPARSYMASLRKDFYLKDDDDNAALPVPIINNPTSSSKPRSKSTIESLAPIIKKKTHRSNSNNLEADISSPMTKIKTNDSFIITNNGNGEEVKVRRPSRSSIDSEADSHGSRTSQETEEDVCFPMMREHVKINGIDFDEIDEFIREEREEAAMQREFLTKNQSAIEEISHENSRKFENFGRGNSVNGIPSNTSGLSRQPTSTAALKYTPKNILHRTFQRSNEVPESTSTTSSSLEELKARHALEADDASSMEQVKFGGARITDGTNGTLPDRFSFFHSESEETVHAPDIPSLVPNGESIQELFHNGEETWWLDCTCPTDAEMKMLAKAFGIHPLTAEDIRMQETREKVELFKSYYFVCFHTFEADKESEDYLEPINVYIVVFRDGILTFHFSPLTHPASVRRRVRQLRDYVDVTADWLCYAMIDDITDSFAPVIHGIEYEADAIEDAVFTARDTDFSNMLQRIGESRRKVMTLMRLLSGKADVIKMFAKRCQDEAALGYEKQQQQLRQQRFHQEYASPRSSSANIPETHGSGGTIPSNSNAGHNGGPPSSSQPQAWSQNMADNARPRADIALYLGDIQDHIITMFQNLLAYEKIFSRSHSNYLAQLQVESFNSNNKITEMFSKVTIIGTMLVPLNLVTGLFGMNVTVPGQDSSIAWFFGIVGVLIVVVIGSITFANWWLKSINRQIDREKRAGFSSSRRSIRSLGLRRHSAKSVISFPNKYD